Proteins encoded in a region of the Sugiyamaella lignohabitans strain CBS 10342 chromosome B, complete sequence genome:
- the TFC4 gene encoding transcription factor TFIIIC subunit TFC4 gives MNEFWVDPALRAQSEDPEPDSDYVMAGTSQASHGYDRRNNEGANFDPHEIFSDISDNEEEENDGWDELNSESEDEFVNRDNSKKRGRGRGGYREPELSPEVTKLLAEASLAYSNQDTDTAIQLIEEAITLDPSARRAYILLAAIYEDTGDWHKVLAAKITAVHLNKKNYDEWIECAQLSEDLGNPAQAVEFYGQALRVNPQKVDVQLKRVELLRQIGNYTRALKAALNIRQNLFYLIDDVSQKSNLIMDLAISLKSLGRAREAIEIYEDILAQNIRYDDIKRKRELEGEEEPESDSDLDSDDLSDGDDETNGRRRRRRPRRDKYEPEIPFLFNELNNLAELYYYEKDFSKVLTTVRDVARFLNGRKEETWWKEVKTDAEFDERRKKLAKFKLSPYANDDSKFELPIDIRYWLVLSRLELDKDPSEALNHVKILQTFPPLHYSDLYLSIGEALYTHGHYAPALELFEALEGYDEFRDVNLEIFIAKCLFQQKHFDDAERRYIEVIQVQPDNIEALVALAELYGASNRISEARDLIAKVNTLRSTEDQQVATTDQHAQPEVVIEGGEENRYSTPDFINRDPAGLRKPSKYRRLTHIERVQRERDAENLTEDRFRQLKRYDQGRFQGNPAAISEWLRNATGLIYSFKSYRRFFYSEKSKMFSSFEKKYNTGTIEERIEHLSNRITEQELDEDEDDDVSEQAIRDPAKFRNITFEDWFDIFMETALLKARYESPAAAFEVIEIARNATVFHLDPTRVIKINLVDLTCAYITKEFGSANDSMRLFMNSHQIYNDIYRLYGAIFCSGNAATEMFRDVKNQKFFLRQVKAVDSLVQKKDIAGASKIYDKSLVLTQESPVLLLLYGHIMLLGKSYVSCLIYLLRVYALKPKDTLLLLTMGLVHVHRALQRQTTNRHLQIVQGLSYLLEYYDERGKKGIHEQQEADYNMGRIFHLLGLNSFAVEYYNRVLAAPQHQLDPDYDLRSEAAYNLHLIYMISGNPRLARAILDKYLVI, from the coding sequence CAGGTACTTCTCAGGCATCTCATGGTTATGACAGACGAAATAACGAGGGTGCCAATTTCGATCCTCATGAAATTTTTAGTGATATCTCTGATAAcgaggaagaggagaatGACGGGTGGGATGAACTGAATTCCGAGTCTGAGGATGAATTCGTCAATCGAGATAATTCCAAAAAACGTGGCAGAGGACGAGGTGGGTACAGAGAGCCTGAATTGAGTCCTGAAGTTACGAAATTGCTTGCTGAAGCGTCTTTGGCatattcaaatcaagaCACTGATACTGCTATTCAACTGattgaagaagcaattACTCTAGACCCGTCGGCTCGTAGGGCATATATTTTACTTGCTGCGATATATGAAGATACCGGTGACTGGCATAAAGTGCTAGCAGCAAAGATCACTGCTGTTCAtttgaacaaaaagaatTATGACGAGTGGATAGAGTGTGCTCAATTGAGTGAGGATCTGGGTAATCCTGCTCAGGCCGTTGAGTTCTACGGTCAAGCTCTACGAGTGAATCCTCAGAAAGTAGATGTTCAGCTGAAAAGAGTCGAGCTTTTACGCCAAATTGGCAATTATACTCGAGCACTTAAAGCAGCATTGAATATCCGACAGAATTTATTCTATTTGATAGATGATGTGTCACAAAAGTCTAATTTGATCATGGATCTGGCTATTTCTTTGAAATCGTTAGGAAGAGCTCGTGAAGCAATTGAGATTTATGAAGATATTCTTGCTCAGAATATCCGTTATGATGATATCAAACGAAAGAGGGAGCTAGAAGGTGAAGAGGAGCCAGAGTCGGATTCTGATTTGGATTCTGATGATCTTTCCGATGGCGATGATGAAACTAATGGTAGAAGGCGGCGGCGGCGGCCAAGAAGAGACAAGTATGAACCAGAAATCCCCTTTTTGTTTAACGAGTTAAACAATCTAGCTGAATTATATTACTATGAGAAAGACTTTTCGAAGGTCCTGACGACGGTAAGAGACGTAGCTCGGTTCTTGAATGGACGAAAGGAAGAAACCTGGTGGAAAGAAGTCAAGACAGATGCCGAGTTTGATGAACGAAGGAAGAAACTTGCCAAGTTCAAATTGTCTCCTTATGCAAATGACGACTCCAAGTTCGAGCTTCCTATCGATATCAGATACTGGCTAGTATTAAGCCGTCTTGAGCTCGATAAAGATCCTTCAGAAGCTCTTAATCATGTCAAGATTCTTCAAACATTCCCGCCTCTCCATTACTCAGATCTGTATCTATCCATCGGAGAAGCCCTATACACACATGGCCATTATGCCCCGGCGCTGGAGCTTTTCGAAGCACTAGAAGGATACGATGAGTTCAGAGATGTCAACCTGGAAATCTTCATTGCCAAATGTTTATTCCAACAAAAGCATTTTGACGATGCTGAAAGACGGTATATTGAGGTGATCCAAGTGCAACCCGACAATATTGAAGCACTAGTAGCACTGGCCGAACTGTACGGTGCAAGTAATCGTATTAGTGAAGCTAGGGATTTGATTGCCAAAGTGAATACCTTGCGGTCGACAGAAGACCAGCAGGTTGCCACTACTGACCAGCACGCTCAACCTGAAGTAGTGATTGAAGGGGGTGAAGAGAACCGATATTCGACACCTGATTTCATTAATCGAGACCCTGCTGGACTCAGAAAACCAAGTAAATACAGACGACTTACTCATATCGAGAGAGTGCAACGAGAACGAGATGCTGAAAACCTGACTGAAGACAGGTTCAGACAACTCAAACGATATGATCAAGGCCGGTTCCAGGGAAACCCCGCTGCTATTTCCGAATGGCTACGGAACGCCACTGGTCTTATATACTCGTTCAAGTCATACAGAAGATTCTTCTATTCAGAGAAAAGTAAGATGTTCTCTTCGTTTGAGAAAAAGTATAACACCGGAACCATTGAAGAGCGAATTGAGCATCTATCAAATAGAATCACCGAACAGGAACTggacgaggatgaagacgatgatgtGAGCGAGCAAGCCATCAGAGATCCAGCCAAGTTCAGAAACATCACTTTTGAAGACtggtttgatatttttatgGAGACAGCGCTGCTCAAGGCGAGATACGAGagtcctgctgctgcgtTTGAGGTGATAGAAATCGCCCGTAATGCTACTGTGTTCCATCTCGACCCGACAAGAGTGATTAAAATCAACCTTGTCGACCTTACATGTGCATACATCACCAAAGAGTTTGGTAGTGCCAACGACAGCATGCGTTTATTTATGAATTCACACCAGATTTACAACGATATCTACCGATTATACGGAGCTATATTCTGTTCAGgaaatgctgctactgagaTGTTCCGCGACGTCAAGAACCAGAAATTCTTTCTTCGACAAGTAAAAGCAGTCGACTCTCTTGTCCAGAAGAAAGATATAGCAGGAGCATCTAAAATCTACGACAAATCGCTAGTACTCACTCAAGAGAGTCCTGTACTACTTCTACTCTACGGACATATCATGCTGTTGGGAAAAAGTTACGTTTCGTGTCTGATCTATCTGCTACGAGTATACGCCCTCAAGCCCAAAGACACTCTCCTCCTGCTGACCATGGGCCTTGTCCACGTTCACCGTGCTCTCCAGAGACAAACGACAAACCGCCATCTCCAAATCGTACAGGGTTTAAGCTATCTGCTCGAATACTACGACGAACGAGGCAAAAAAGGTATTCACGAGCAGCAGGAAGCCGACTATAACATGGGCCGCATCTTCCACCTCCTCGGACTCAACTCGTTCGCGGTCGAGTATTACAACCGCGTGCTGGCAGCACCACAACACCAACTCGACCCGGACTACGACCTCCGCTCCGAGGCTGCCTATAATCTGCACCTCATTTACATGATCTCGGGCAATCCCAGGCTCGCACGGGCCATTCTGGATAAATATCTTGTAATTTGA